The following proteins are encoded in a genomic region of Hydra vulgaris chromosome 05, alternate assembly HydraT2T_AEP:
- the LOC136080325 gene encoding uncharacterized protein LOC136080325 yields the protein MCLRKTTYFRNRKTFGIWMRLGRSLMDETGTQFDYCPGKIVAKKGVKFLHCRQSESKEGEQIGDNGVRVLGLCVRKVGNKLMWSRGNRVDAISQKLTRRVVFSICGQLIGHLPVCGWLRVERCEPACGDWAVCGDEEKVWVDASSLAIGALIQVWETTVKDATWLRKETSDIHINMAELDAVIRGMNMAEYEYDVEAEESDCFIDSVTVFHWVSNALTEKLRLRSKATGEMLIRRRLSVLQQLIEEYNVSVEVKLISSKDNLADALTRVRSRWLNKLTVPECRNSCMRIAATKAEYISDIHQRNGHFGVNRTLNFVRKTIPTTTENDVQNVIKSCEPCQSIDPAPIRWEKGKLDVEGNWERLAMDITHCFL from the exons atgtgtttacGGAAAACAACCTATTTTAGAAACCGCAAAACGTTTGGAATATGGATGAGACTGGGACGCAGTTTGATGGATGAGACTGGGACGCAGTTTGATTATTGTCCTGGAAAAATAGTTGCTAAAAAAGGAGTTAAGTTTTTACATTGTCGTCAATCAG AAAGTAAAGAAGGTGAGCAGATTGGTGATAATGGAGTTCGTGTGTTAGGATTGTGTGTGCGCAAGGTTGGTAACAAACTGATGTGGTCCAGAGGGAATCGAGTTGATGCTATCTCGCAAAAGTTAACCAGGAGAGTTGTGTTTTCAATCTGTGGACAGTTGATAGGACATTTACCCGTGTGTGGTTGGCTGCGA GTGGAACGTTGCGAGCCTGCTTGTGGTGATTGGGCTGTGTGTGGTGATGAGGAAAAAGTATGGGTTGATGCCAGTTCTTTAGCGATTGGTGCTCTTATTCAAGTTTGGGAAACTACTGTGAAGGATGCAACATGGCTGCGAAAAGAAACGTCTGATATTCATATAAACATGGCAGAATTAGACGCTGTGATACGTGGAATGAATATGGCTGAATATGAATATGATGTGGAAGCTGAAGAAAGTGACTGTTTTATCGATTCCGTGACAGTATTCCACTGGGTTTCTAATGCCCTTACAGAAAAATTAAGGTTGAGATCAAAAGCGACGGGGGAAATGCTGATTCGAAGAAGACTGAGCGTGTTGCAACAGCTAATTGAAGAATACAATGTTAGCGTTGAGGTGAAACTCATTTCTTCTAAAGATAATTTGGCTGACGCATTAACAAGAGTTCGCAGCAGATGGCTCAACAAACTGACTGTGCCAGAGTGTCGGAATAGTTGCATGCGAATCGCAGCTACAAAGGCTGAATATATTTCCGATATACACCAAAGAAATGGACATTTTGGAGTAAATCGAACGTTAAACTTTGTTCGTAAAACAATTCCAACTACTACTGAAAATGATGTCCAAAATGTGATAAAAAGTTGCGAACCATGTCAGTCAATAGATCCAGCGCCAATACGGTGGGAGAAAGGGAAATTGGATGTTGAAGGAAACTGGGAGAGATTGGCCATGGACATCACgcattgttttttgtaa